From a region of the Leptospira montravelensis genome:
- a CDS encoding M23 family metallopeptidase, translated as MFLLNLRELLKSNWFVASNTFLPFLLTICLSLLGTGCVSKGYSYQGNPLFGWMESSGEVRTTDPFPILKRYPSFQATDFEFPVGGKYAEGYYLAQKFGAENGKFGGRKHLGEDWNAMTGGDSDYAAPVYSFGNGVVSEIADYGGGWGKVVRVVHYHNVGNGKFWYLESVYAHLHTIDVEPGQLVKKTEWIGTIGDAGGNYPAHLHFELRSKIGGLLGGGYALNTDGFLPPTRWLMQYGPKDKSFSEESFQYLIEKGGTL; from the coding sequence ATGTTTCTTCTAAATCTTCGAGAACTTCTAAAAAGCAATTGGTTCGTAGCAAGTAATACATTTTTACCTTTTTTACTCACAATCTGTCTTTCTCTCCTGGGGACAGGTTGTGTTTCTAAAGGTTATTCTTACCAAGGAAACCCTTTATTTGGTTGGATGGAATCATCGGGCGAAGTCCGCACCACAGACCCCTTTCCCATATTAAAACGTTATCCCTCTTTCCAAGCTACCGATTTTGAATTCCCTGTAGGAGGAAAGTATGCCGAAGGTTATTACTTAGCGCAAAAGTTCGGAGCCGAAAATGGAAAGTTTGGTGGTAGAAAACATTTAGGCGAAGATTGGAATGCAATGACCGGAGGTGATAGTGATTATGCGGCTCCTGTTTATTCTTTTGGGAATGGAGTGGTTTCCGAAATTGCCGATTATGGTGGTGGTTGGGGAAAGGTAGTTCGGGTTGTCCATTATCACAATGTTGGGAATGGAAAGTTTTGGTATTTAGAATCTGTTTATGCTCACCTGCATACCATTGACGTTGAACCAGGACAATTGGTAAAAAAAACCGAATGGATAGGAACCATTGGAGATGCCGGTGGAAATTATCCGGCACATTTACATTTCGAACTTCGTTCTAAAATTGGCGGATTGTTAGGTGGGGGTTACGCCCTGAATACTGATGGTTTTTTGCCACCAACCCGGTGGCTTATGCAGTATGGGCCAAAAGATAAATCCTTTTCTGAAGAGAGTTTTCAATACCTAATCGAAAAAGGGGGAACTCTCTAA
- a CDS encoding sodium:solute symporter family protein — protein sequence MFFTLAPIDYLILLVFVGFMVVIGVLLKKSMNQSSDFLLAGRMIPAWITGIAFISANISALELLGMSASGAEYGFLTFHFYYLGAIPGMIFLGIFMMPFYYSSKIRSVPEYLRYRFNRPAHLLNSLITLLSLALGSGIYLYSLSLVFETMFGWNPHLSILFSAAIVLVYTYFGGLSSSIYTEVMQFFLTVLGLFPLVIIGLTRLGGWDGLMQKIPNSHKHMWHGLINGQNELGWDLLSVTIGLGFVLSFSYWTCGFTEVQRAMAAKDYRAARRTPLIGAMFKLFLPFLTVIPGLIALTEFSKEMNGEYNKSFIILLKNFYPSGMLGLGTTALLAAFMAGMSSSITAMNTIFTYDIYQTYIDPNREDKDYLKIGKLCTMIAVVFAIFASYIAMQFENIMNYIQLLFSFFSAPLISIFLLGMFWRRASGWSAFYGMLLGTGTGLVHFLLYYLGILQYKSDMVSNFYGAIYSGLVCFLTMVIVSFIEKEDPSKDLRGLIYSDRDQSNPFWDPRILAWGVGLIVLLAGFNIVFA from the coding sequence ATGTTTTTCACCCTCGCTCCCATCGATTATCTGATTCTTTTGGTTTTTGTTGGATTTATGGTTGTGATTGGGGTTCTTCTCAAAAAATCCATGAACCAATCTAGCGATTTTCTTCTGGCGGGCCGAATGATTCCCGCTTGGATCACGGGAATTGCCTTTATTTCTGCCAATATCTCTGCCCTTGAACTTTTAGGAATGAGTGCCAGTGGTGCCGAATATGGGTTTTTGACTTTCCACTTTTATTATTTAGGGGCGATCCCGGGAATGATTTTTCTCGGGATTTTTATGATGCCTTTTTATTATTCCTCAAAAATCAGAAGTGTACCTGAATACCTTCGTTACCGGTTCAATCGGCCGGCGCATTTGCTAAATTCACTGATCACTTTACTCTCTCTGGCTCTTGGTTCTGGAATTTACCTTTATTCTTTATCTTTGGTTTTTGAAACCATGTTTGGTTGGAACCCTCACCTTTCTATTTTGTTTAGTGCAGCCATTGTTTTGGTTTATACATACTTTGGGGGTTTAAGTTCTTCTATTTATACAGAAGTCATGCAATTTTTTTTAACAGTTCTTGGTTTGTTTCCTTTAGTGATTATCGGTTTAACAAGGTTAGGTGGTTGGGATGGGCTAATGCAAAAAATTCCTAATTCGCACAAACATATGTGGCATGGGCTTATCAACGGACAGAATGAACTTGGTTGGGATTTGTTAAGTGTGACTATTGGTTTAGGTTTTGTATTATCTTTTTCCTATTGGACCTGTGGTTTTACGGAAGTGCAACGAGCTATGGCTGCAAAAGATTATAGGGCAGCCAGAAGAACCCCACTCATTGGAGCCATGTTCAAATTGTTTTTACCTTTTTTAACCGTAATACCGGGGTTAATTGCGCTAACAGAATTTTCAAAAGAAATGAATGGTGAATACAATAAAAGTTTTATAATCTTATTAAAGAACTTTTATCCTTCTGGAATGTTGGGTCTTGGTACAACAGCACTCCTTGCTGCATTTATGGCTGGTATGTCTAGTTCTATAACCGCAATGAACACAATTTTTACTTATGACATTTACCAAACATACATCGATCCAAACAGAGAAGATAAGGATTATTTAAAAATTGGAAAACTTTGTACAATGATTGCCGTGGTATTTGCCATTTTTGCTTCTTATATAGCGATGCAATTTGAAAATATTATGAACTATATTCAGTTACTATTTTCCTTTTTTAGTGCTCCGCTCATTTCTATATTTTTGTTAGGAATGTTTTGGCGGAGAGCCTCCGGATGGAGCGCGTTTTATGGGATGTTACTCGGAACGGGAACTGGGCTTGTTCATTTCCTCTTGTATTATTTAGGAATTCTGCAATATAAATCCGATATGGTATCTAATTTTTATGGAGCTATTTATTCTGGATTGGTTTGTTTTTTGACAATGGTGATCGTGAGTTTTATCGAAAAGGAAGATCCAAGTAAGGATCTTAGAGGTTTAATTTATTCCGATAGAGACCAATCCAACCCATTTTGGGATCCAAGAATTTTAGCTTGGGGTGTTGGGCTCATTGTACTACTTGCCGGGTTTAATATCGTTTTTGCATAA
- a CDS encoding ACP S-malonyltransferase: protein MTSAKLLTATLQNSQKFFLQFGGQGSPYLKELVKLYAEPELKEFFETSFKTIAEIAARDGKSPLLNEGFDFKAWIENPDGAPSEDYLARAPISVPGIFMTQIANYVLVSKRGYPTAELIKATGAASGHSQGVIASALVGLGKDGADFLTAYSDFLRFVFYLGFNGQKVYPNFVVSEEVVKENEANGDKNPAPMVAVIGYTKDELEERVKKTNDSLGLKGQDTVFISLYNTPDSMILSALPSSLLAFRKQWKAEMDEKKFKFVYLKTTAPFHCPFMETSLDKFNADDASVVPFPYTGADLKVPVYSIFDGHNLQKDGNLRDILFKMVLIEPLYWDLAIAPIFNDSAINTIIDFGPSVVSQRLTGGHLKAKNIEKQSLCASNAKELKVILEA, encoded by the coding sequence ATGACATCGGCCAAACTCCTTACTGCCACCCTCCAAAATTCACAAAAATTTTTCCTTCAATTTGGAGGACAGGGTTCACCTTATCTCAAAGAACTCGTAAAATTATACGCAGAACCAGAACTAAAAGAATTTTTCGAAACAAGTTTCAAAACCATTGCTGAAATTGCTGCTCGTGATGGCAAAAGCCCACTCCTGAATGAAGGATTTGATTTCAAAGCTTGGATTGAAAATCCAGACGGCGCTCCTTCCGAAGATTATTTAGCTCGCGCACCGATTTCTGTACCGGGAATCTTCATGACGCAAATTGCAAATTACGTTTTGGTTTCTAAACGTGGTTACCCAACTGCGGAACTGATCAAAGCTACTGGTGCTGCTAGTGGTCATAGCCAAGGGGTCATTGCCTCTGCCCTTGTTGGTCTTGGAAAAGACGGAGCTGATTTCCTAACTGCTTATTCTGATTTTTTAAGATTTGTTTTTTATCTAGGATTTAACGGACAAAAAGTTTACCCTAACTTTGTAGTTTCCGAAGAAGTTGTGAAAGAAAACGAAGCCAATGGAGACAAAAACCCAGCACCAATGGTTGCAGTGATTGGTTATACAAAAGATGAATTAGAAGAACGAGTGAAAAAAACAAATGACTCTCTTGGACTCAAAGGCCAAGACACTGTTTTTATTTCTCTTTACAACACTCCAGATTCTATGATTCTTTCTGCACTTCCATCTTCTCTTCTTGCATTCCGTAAACAATGGAAAGCAGAAATGGACGAGAAAAAATTTAAGTTTGTATATTTGAAAACAACTGCACCTTTCCATTGCCCATTTATGGAAACATCACTTGATAAATTCAATGCAGACGATGCATCCGTAGTTCCATTCCCATATACTGGTGCTGATTTAAAAGTTCCTGTATACAGTATCTTTGATGGCCACAACTTACAAAAAGATGGAAACCTTCGTGACATCCTTTTTAAAATGGTCCTTATTGAGCCACTTTACTGGGATTTGGCGATTGCTCCTATTTTTAATGACAGTGCCATTAACACAATCATTGACTTTGGGCCAAGTGTTGTGAGCCAAAGACTTACTGGTGGACACTTAAAAGCAAAAAATATCGAAAAACAATCATTATGTGCATCTAACGCAAAGGAATTAAAAGTAATTCTAGAAGCATAA
- a CDS encoding WYL domain-containing protein, with protein sequence MNPSTARAASKLNLIRLLASHPEGLGLEEIQSVTGHKSIAALKKDLGELYMIEMYPYSPTDAVDLDFDGEKVKIRLPVAVDSALPLSPKEWSFLRSLLVSQKTKENSELNRSILNKIDSVIPSGDWSPYQKTKETIIEAINNKKTLTIVYWKRDTKEKETRTLAPWLLWEENDSYLLAYDLTKEGFRSFRLDFILNIVIADTKYPTLPDTAEEFLHGFKQLFGNDKENNTFAKLWITDSASYHLGLKLNLQTTGNQKQIGDTMYREFQAPIRDKNWFIQTILGYGTSVLVSEPLEIKDSIRFHLQSIALSKQNLTTQS encoded by the coding sequence ATGAATCCATCCACTGCTCGGGCCGCTTCCAAATTAAATTTAATCCGCCTTCTGGCTTCTCATCCAGAAGGACTTGGGTTAGAGGAAATTCAAAGTGTCACGGGTCACAAATCAATCGCAGCCCTCAAAAAAGATTTGGGGGAACTGTATATGATTGAGATGTATCCTTATTCACCGACCGATGCCGTGGATTTAGATTTTGATGGGGAGAAAGTAAAAATCCGACTCCCTGTTGCTGTTGATTCAGCACTCCCACTTTCCCCAAAAGAATGGTCATTTCTTAGGTCTCTTTTAGTTTCCCAAAAAACAAAAGAAAACTCCGAACTCAATCGTTCTATTTTAAACAAAATTGATTCTGTCATTCCTTCCGGTGATTGGTCACCTTATCAAAAAACAAAAGAAACCATTATCGAAGCGATTAACAACAAAAAAACTCTAACAATTGTTTATTGGAAAAGAGATACAAAGGAAAAAGAAACAAGAACCTTGGCTCCTTGGTTATTGTGGGAAGAAAATGATTCTTATCTTTTGGCTTATGATTTAACAAAAGAAGGATTCCGATCCTTTCGTTTGGATTTTATTTTAAATATTGTCATAGCAGATACAAAATACCCAACTCTTCCTGATACTGCAGAAGAATTTTTGCACGGCTTCAAACAACTGTTCGGTAACGATAAAGAAAACAATACATTTGCAAAGTTATGGATTACCGATTCAGCATCTTACCATTTAGGATTGAAACTTAACCTTCAAACAACTGGAAACCAAAAACAAATCGGGGATACTATGTATCGAGAATTCCAAGCACCGATCCGAGATAAAAACTGGTTTATCCAAACTATTTTGGGATATGGTACATCCGTTTTAGTTTCTGAACCTTTGGAAATTAAAGATTCTATTCGGTTTCATTTACAATCCATCGCACTATCGAAACAAAATCTTACCACTCAGTCTTAG
- a CDS encoding 4-(cytidine 5'-diphospho)-2-C-methyl-D-erythritol kinase gives METIAKGKINIGLMIPYKREDGLHEIRSVFVPISFGDPMKIQITANTNSPDSKIHLTSENYLHGYRHSKFEEVSERGDFTRNLLYKAFQKLRAHLREPVTISIHLQKYLPPEGGIGGGSSNAGFFLKKIFPWTQLSKEEEISLAKSIGADVPFFLQSSPCYVSGIGEVLEPISVAKGTGILAIPPFGLSTASMYAGLQKSLQKPYGSQVWKSLAEDLIRSLQVGDWAYLQNRLENEFEKIAFQTQPLLKELKLGFYESGAVYASLSGSGSCFYGIYPSDGERDEALRIVSNRFPEMEFRTFSF, from the coding sequence TTGGAAACCATAGCAAAGGGAAAGATTAACATTGGTTTGATGATTCCTTACAAACGGGAAGATGGACTTCACGAAATTCGGAGTGTCTTTGTCCCTATTAGTTTTGGGGATCCGATGAAAATCCAAATCACTGCTAATACAAACTCACCCGATTCGAAAATTCACCTAACATCGGAAAATTATCTTCATGGGTATCGGCATTCCAAGTTTGAAGAAGTTTCGGAAAGAGGTGATTTTACTCGAAATCTACTTTATAAAGCCTTCCAAAAATTAAGAGCCCACCTTCGGGAACCGGTTACCATATCGATTCATTTACAAAAATACCTACCTCCCGAAGGGGGAATTGGTGGCGGAAGCAGTAATGCCGGGTTTTTCCTGAAGAAAATCTTTCCTTGGACCCAACTTTCCAAAGAAGAAGAGATTTCCCTGGCAAAATCCATTGGGGCCGATGTCCCTTTTTTCCTCCAATCCTCCCCTTGTTATGTGAGTGGGATTGGTGAGGTGCTCGAACCTATTTCTGTAGCCAAGGGGACAGGGATTTTGGCCATCCCACCCTTCGGACTTTCTACGGCATCTATGTACGCAGGCCTTCAAAAAAGTTTACAAAAACCCTATGGTTCCCAAGTATGGAAATCTCTGGCAGAGGATTTAATTCGAAGTCTTCAGGTCGGGGATTGGGCATACCTGCAAAACAGGCTCGAGAACGAGTTTGAAAAAATCGCTTTTCAGACCCAACCCTTACTAAAGGAATTGAAATTAGGGTTCTATGAGTCGGGAGCAGTCTATGCTTCTTTATCAGGTTCGGGTTCTTGCTTTTACGGCATTTATCCATCGGATGGAGAAAGAGACGAAGCCCTTCGTATTGTCTCTAATCGATTTCCTGAGATGGAATTTCGAACGTTCTCTTTTTAG
- a CDS encoding sugar phosphate nucleotidyltransferase: MNLHNTVTAVILAAGKGTRMKSELPKVAVVLNESPLLIHVLRNIESAGINRKVVVVGYRKDIVTDIAKSFPGVEFAEQTEQLGTGHAVISAEKQLAPYTGYTIVACGDAPLISAKSFSELIELHKANGYSATVLSAKMDNPTGYGRIIRSSDDGSLLRIVEEKDASPEEKTVNEVNTGTYCFNTEDLFTALKQIGNDNAQKEYYLTDVIKIFRSLGKKVGAKTLANALESHGINSPDDLALAKQYIDKGLVGV, translated from the coding sequence ATGAACCTACATAATACTGTAACTGCTGTTATTTTGGCGGCGGGGAAAGGAACTCGAATGAAGAGTGAGCTTCCCAAGGTTGCGGTTGTACTGAACGAATCTCCACTTTTAATTCACGTTCTTCGTAATATCGAATCCGCCGGCATTAACCGAAAGGTCGTGGTTGTCGGTTACCGCAAAGACATTGTCACCGACATTGCAAAATCTTTCCCTGGGGTTGAGTTTGCAGAACAAACCGAACAATTGGGAACCGGTCATGCAGTGATTTCCGCAGAGAAACAACTAGCACCATACACTGGCTATACGATTGTTGCTTGCGGTGATGCCCCACTCATTTCAGCAAAATCTTTCTCCGAACTCATAGAACTTCATAAAGCCAATGGATATTCTGCGACTGTACTTTCCGCTAAGATGGACAACCCAACAGGATACGGTCGTATCATTCGTTCTTCCGATGATGGTAGCCTTTTAAGAATTGTAGAAGAAAAAGATGCAAGTCCTGAAGAAAAGACCGTTAACGAAGTAAATACAGGAACTTACTGTTTTAATACAGAAGATTTGTTTACTGCCTTAAAACAAATCGGCAACGACAACGCTCAAAAAGAATATTACCTGACAGATGTGATCAAAATTTTCAGATCGTTGGGGAAAAAAGTCGGCGCAAAAACTTTGGCAAATGCTTTAGAAAGCCACGGTATCAATTCTCCTGATGATTTGGCTCTTGCAAAACAATATATAGATAAAGGGTTGGTTGGAGTATGA
- a CDS encoding ribose-phosphate pyrophosphokinase, translating to MNPSEVVVFSGNANRPLAEEICKHLDIPNGQISVKRFSDGESSVKIEENVRGRDVFVVQSISYPANDSLMELLLIIDAARRASARRITAVIPYYGYGRQDRKVEPRVPISARMVADLIETVGPDRVLTMDLHADQIQGFFRIPVDHLYFSPVLAEYINSLNMEDLVIVSPDSGGAERARNFGKKVNGSLAIIDKRRPKANESVVMHVIGEIKDKNCLLLDDMIDTGGTIAKAATALYQNGAKSVLCCASHGVLSGEAPAKLNEANFKQIVLSNSIVIPETKKINHLKTLSIAPLFAKAIERIHNEESISSLFS from the coding sequence ATGAATCCCAGCGAAGTAGTTGTATTTTCTGGAAATGCAAATAGACCTCTTGCCGAGGAAATTTGTAAACACTTGGACATTCCGAACGGCCAAATCTCAGTCAAAAGATTTTCCGATGGAGAAAGTTCTGTAAAAATCGAAGAAAACGTTCGTGGACGTGATGTATTCGTAGTACAATCCATTAGCTATCCAGCAAACGACAGTTTGATGGAACTTTTACTTATTATTGATGCTGCAAGAAGAGCCTCTGCTCGTAGAATCACTGCAGTGATTCCTTATTATGGTTATGGACGCCAAGACAGAAAAGTGGAACCAAGAGTTCCTATTTCTGCTCGTATGGTTGCTGATTTAATCGAAACGGTTGGTCCTGATCGTGTTCTCACGATGGATCTACATGCTGACCAAATCCAAGGATTCTTTCGAATTCCTGTGGATCATTTGTATTTTTCACCAGTTCTTGCTGAGTACATCAACTCCCTCAATATGGAAGACCTTGTGATTGTATCTCCCGATTCTGGTGGAGCAGAAAGAGCTCGTAACTTTGGTAAAAAAGTAAACGGATCTCTTGCCATCATTGACAAACGTAGACCAAAAGCTAACGAGTCTGTGGTGATGCATGTGATTGGTGAAATCAAAGATAAAAACTGTTTATTACTCGATGATATGATTGATACAGGTGGAACTATTGCGAAAGCAGCAACTGCATTGTATCAAAATGGAGCAAAATCGGTATTATGTTGTGCATCTCACGGAGTTCTTTCCGGAGAAGCACCTGCCAAATTGAATGAAGCTAACTTCAAACAAATTGTGCTCTCAAATTCTATCGTCATTCCGGAGACCAAAAAAATAAATCACTTGAAAACGCTCTCCATCGCCCCACTCTTTGCTAAAGCCATCGAGCGGATTCATAACGAAGAATCAATCTCTAGTCTGTTTTCATAA
- a CDS encoding 50S ribosomal protein L25/general stress protein Ctc encodes MEKISIKAQTRTSKGKGPARRMRVEGLVPANIIGNGEARSASVVEKEIQRLIDSGIRKATLIDLELDGKTERVFVKEIQRFPHTGQIRHIDFFKVTPGKKILTTVAIKTSGVAKGSKAGGQFEHLVHEIKVKSTPEDLTDVITIDVSGLDIGGMIKVSELPHPASWEILVNGDPIVASCSKTKAILAAERAEKAEADAKGKPAAKKAGKK; translated from the coding sequence ATGGAAAAAATCAGTATCAAAGCACAAACAAGAACTTCTAAAGGAAAAGGTCCTGCAAGAAGAATGCGTGTGGAAGGTTTAGTACCGGCGAACATCATCGGAAACGGTGAAGCAAGATCGGCAAGTGTTGTCGAAAAAGAAATCCAAAGACTCATCGACTCAGGAATTCGTAAGGCAACTCTCATTGACCTTGAACTTGATGGTAAAACGGAAAGAGTTTTCGTAAAAGAAATTCAAAGATTTCCACACACTGGCCAAATCCGCCATATCGACTTCTTTAAAGTAACTCCTGGTAAAAAGATCCTTACAACAGTAGCTATCAAAACATCTGGTGTTGCCAAAGGTTCTAAAGCAGGTGGACAGTTCGAACATTTAGTTCACGAAATCAAAGTGAAATCAACTCCAGAAGATTTAACAGATGTAATCACTATTGATGTAAGTGGTTTGGATATCGGAGGCATGATTAAAGTTTCTGAACTTCCTCACCCAGCATCTTGGGAAATCCTTGTAAATGGTGATCCGATCGTTGCTTCTTGTAGCAAAACAAAAGCGATCTTAGCTGCAGAACGTGCTGAAAAAGCAGAAGCTGATGCTAAAGGCAAACCAGCAGCTAAAAAAGCTGGAAAGAAATAA
- the pth gene encoding aminoacyl-tRNA hydrolase, with protein MKLIVGLGNPGDKYNNNRSNIGFKILDVIANNIGIEIKTKKKKSLIGRGDFEGDEVVLLKPQTFSDLSGESVLYIASFLKIQVKDIVVIHEDVGLELGQIVVTKGGENDVNPGVNSVSVSLRSPNFIRIRIGVLNSSFDPKKREEFLREDFEPLENLSLIQIINDAEAAIRSISMGDIDEVIQKYHL; from the coding sequence ATGAAGTTAATTGTAGGGCTAGGAAATCCTGGCGATAAATATAACAACAATCGATCTAACATTGGTTTTAAGATTCTCGATGTCATCGCTAACAACATTGGCATCGAAATCAAAACTAAAAAGAAAAAATCTCTCATCGGTCGTGGTGACTTTGAAGGGGACGAAGTGGTTTTACTCAAACCGCAAACCTTCAGCGACCTCTCCGGTGAGTCAGTTCTCTATATTGCTTCCTTTTTAAAAATCCAGGTAAAAGACATAGTTGTCATTCATGAGGACGTCGGGTTAGAACTCGGCCAAATTGTGGTCACCAAAGGTGGCGAAAATGACGTCAATCCTGGGGTCAACTCGGTTTCTGTCTCATTACGCTCTCCCAATTTTATACGAATTCGGATCGGTGTTCTTAATTCAAGCTTCGATCCTAAAAAAAGAGAAGAATTTTTACGTGAAGATTTTGAGCCATTAGAGAACTTGAGTTTGATACAGATCATCAATGACGCCGAAGCGGCGATTCGTTCCATATCTATGGGAGATATTGACGAAGTGATTCAGAAATATCACCTTTGA
- the ftsH gene encoding ATP-dependent zinc metalloprotease FtsH, translated as MNKNIKTVFLFLLVFLVILATVYKGQDFAGKPDEISYSDFLNMVEPIEGKKPIGKITSKDGKESSAKQQIIIDRELIEGWYIPENSKDNKPKLFKTNVAQVNDDLVTKLRKSRLSFTAKSTEENKFWSVVSGIIPWLFALGIIWFIMMRQLQASGNKAFTFGKSRAKMNVDPKVKVTFNDVAGCEEAKVELLEIIEFLKDPKKFQAIGARIPKGVLLVGPPGTGKTLLAKAVAGEAGVPFFSISGSDFVEMFVGVGASRVRDLFDQGKKNAPCIIFIDEIDAVGRLRGAGLGGGHDEREQTLNQMLVEMDGFEMNEGVIVMAATNRADVLDPALLRPGRFDRQVIVDLPDLKGREEILAVHAKKVPLVSDISLNSIARGTPGFTGADLANLINEAALLAARRNKKRVTQEELEEARDKVMMGPERKSMFISDKEKEMTAYHEAGHALLGTLLPYTEPVHKVTIIPRGRALGLTQSLPVEDRHSYRKNYCLDRIVMSMGGYIAEELIFGDPSNGSSNDIQQATNIARRMVCEWGMSEKLGTIHYGSGETSPFMGRDYGHTSKPYSEEFAAMIDQEVKRIIQTCLDKGRDLVKKNQKKLDAIAKALLAKETIDAQELTDIVQPSFDKFADSKSGIGSKKGKGASATKPAYSA; from the coding sequence ATGAATAAAAACATCAAAACCGTATTTCTATTTTTACTCGTATTCCTTGTCATTTTGGCAACGGTTTATAAAGGTCAGGACTTCGCCGGTAAACCCGACGAAATCAGCTATTCCGATTTTTTAAATATGGTAGAACCCATCGAAGGGAAAAAGCCAATTGGGAAAATTACCTCCAAAGACGGAAAAGAATCTTCCGCAAAACAACAAATCATCATTGATCGCGAGCTCATTGAAGGTTGGTACATTCCTGAAAATAGTAAGGATAACAAACCAAAACTCTTCAAAACCAACGTAGCACAAGTGAACGATGATTTGGTGACAAAACTTCGTAAGTCACGTCTTAGTTTTACTGCGAAATCTACAGAAGAAAATAAATTTTGGAGTGTTGTCTCTGGAATCATTCCTTGGTTATTCGCTCTTGGGATCATTTGGTTCATTATGATGCGACAACTCCAAGCATCGGGCAACAAAGCATTTACCTTTGGTAAATCTCGTGCCAAGATGAATGTGGATCCAAAAGTTAAAGTTACTTTTAACGATGTCGCAGGATGTGAAGAAGCAAAAGTTGAACTTCTCGAAATCATCGAATTCTTAAAAGATCCAAAAAAATTCCAAGCCATTGGTGCAAGAATTCCTAAGGGAGTTCTACTTGTGGGTCCTCCAGGAACTGGTAAAACCTTACTGGCAAAAGCAGTTGCTGGTGAAGCCGGTGTTCCTTTCTTCTCTATTTCAGGATCTGACTTTGTCGAAATGTTTGTGGGTGTGGGAGCTTCTCGTGTCCGTGATCTTTTTGACCAAGGAAAAAAGAATGCTCCTTGTATCATCTTTATCGATGAGATCGATGCTGTGGGTCGCCTCCGTGGCGCGGGACTCGGTGGTGGACATGACGAAAGAGAACAAACCCTCAATCAGATGTTAGTCGAGATGGACGGATTTGAAATGAACGAAGGTGTGATTGTCATGGCGGCTACAAACCGTGCCGATGTCCTTGACCCAGCCCTCCTACGTCCAGGTCGTTTTGACAGACAAGTGATTGTGGATCTTCCAGACCTAAAGGGTCGTGAAGAAATTTTAGCAGTTCATGCTAAAAAAGTTCCACTTGTATCTGATATATCTCTTAACTCCATTGCACGCGGAACTCCTGGTTTTACTGGTGCTGATCTAGCTAACCTTATTAATGAAGCAGCTCTCCTTGCCGCACGACGTAACAAAAAACGTGTGACCCAAGAAGAACTCGAAGAAGCACGTGATAAGGTCATGATGGGACCTGAACGTAAGTCTATGTTTATCTCAGACAAAGAGAAAGAAATGACAGCTTACCATGAAGCAGGTCACGCACTCCTTGGCACCTTACTGCCGTATACCGAACCAGTTCATAAGGTAACCATTATCCCACGCGGACGTGCACTTGGTCTTACTCAATCTCTTCCTGTGGAAGATAGACATTCGTATCGAAAAAACTATTGTTTGGATCGAATTGTAATGTCAATGGGTGGATACATCGCCGAAGAACTGATCTTTGGTGACCCATCCAATGGTTCTTCCAATGACATCCAACAAGCTACCAACATCGCTCGTCGTATGGTTTGTGAATGGGGAATGTCAGAAAAACTCGGTACCATCCATTACGGTTCAGGGGAAACTTCTCCATTTATGGGAAGAGACTATGGACATACTAGCAAACCATACTCGGAAGAATTTGCGGCTATGATTGACCAAGAAGTGAAACGAATCATCCAAACTTGTCTCGATAAAGGTCGTGATTTGGTGAAAAAGAACCAAAAGAAATTGGATGCCATTGCAAAGGCACTTCTTGCCAAAGAAACCATCGATGCACAAGAACTAACTGATATCGTCCAACCTTCTTTCGATAAGTTTGCTGATTCCAAATCAGGAATCGGATCTAAAAAAGGAAAAGGGGCTTCGGCAACAAAACCAGCTTATTCTGCATAA